The following proteins are co-located in the Peromyscus maniculatus bairdii isolate BWxNUB_F1_BW_parent chromosome 23, HU_Pman_BW_mat_3.1, whole genome shotgun sequence genome:
- the Acads gene encoding short-chain specific acyl-CoA dehydrogenase, mitochondrial, with protein sequence MAAALLARAPGPLRRALHPREWRRLHTVYQSVELPETHQMLRQTCRDFAEKELVPIAAQLDKEHLFPAAQVKKMGELGLLAMDVPEEFSGAGLDYLAYSIALEEISRGCASTGVIMSVNNSLYLGPILKFGSPEQKKQWIPPFTSGDKIGCFALSEPGNGSDAGAASTTAREDGDSWVLNGTKAWITNSWEASATVVFASTDRSRQNKGISAFLVPMPTPGLTLGKKEDKLGIRASSTANLIFEDCRIPKENLLGEPGMGFKIAMQTLDMGRIGIASQALGIAQASLDCAVRYAENRKAFGAPLTKLQNIQFKLADMALALESARLLTWRAAMLKDNKKPFTKESAMAKLAASEAATAISHQAIQILGGMGYVTEMPAERYYRDARITEIYEGTSEIQRLVIAGHLLRSYRS encoded by the exons ATGGCCGCCGCGCTGCTCGCCCGGGCCCCTGGCCCGCTCCGCCGAG CTCTCCATCCTCGAGAATGGCGCAGGTTACATACTGTTTACCAGTCTGTGGAACTGCCCGAGACACATCAGATGCTGCGTCAGACATGCCGGGACTTTGCTGAGAAGGAGCTGGTCCCCATTGCAGCCCAGCTGGACAAGGAGCATCTCTTCCCCGCGGCTCAG GTGAAGAAGATGGGTGAGCTTGGGCTGCTGGCCATGGACGTGCCGGAGGAGTTCAGTGGTGCGGGCCTGGATTACCTGGCCTACTCCATTGCCCTCGAGGAGATCAGCCGTGGCTGCGCCTCCACGGGAGTTATCATGAGCGTCAACAAC TCTCTCTACTTGGGGCCCATCCTGAAGTTCGGATCCCCAGAGCAGAAGAAGCAGTGGATTCCCCCCTTCACCAGTGGTGACAAAATCGGCTGTTTTGCCCTCAGTGAGCCAG GGAACGGCAGTGATGCGGGAGCTGCTTCCACCACGGCCCGGGAAGACGGTGACTCGTGGGTCCTCAACGGCACCAAAGCCTGGATCACCAACTCGTGGGAGGCTTCGGCCACGGTGGTGTTTGCCAGCACAGACCGGTCCCGGCAGAACAAG GGTATCAGTGCGTTCCTGGTTCCCATGCCAACTCCCGGGCTCACACTGGGTAAGAAGGAGGATAAGCTGGGCATCCGGGCCTcatccacagctaacctcatcttcGAGGACTGTCGCATCCCCAAGGAGAACCTGCTGGGGGAGCCAGGGATGGGCTTCAAGATAGCCATG CAAACCCTGGACATGGGCCGCATCGGCATCGCCTCCCAGGCCCTGGGCATCGCCCAGGCCTCCCTCGACTGCGCTGTGAGATATGCTGAGAACCGCAAAGCCTTCGGGGCCCCCCTCACCAAGCTCCAAAACATCCAG TTCAAGCTGGCAGACATGGCCCTGGCCCTGGAGAGTGCCCGCCTGCTGACCTGGCGCGCTGCCATGCTGAAGGACAATAAGAAGCCGTTCACCAAG GAGTCGGCCATGGCCAAGCTGGCTGCCTCTGAGGCTGCAACCGCCATTAGCCACCAG GCCATCCAGATCCTGGGCGGCATGGGGTACGTGACGGAGATGCCAGCCGAGCGGTACTATCGAGACGCCCGCATCACAGAGATCTACGAGGGCACCAGCGAAATCCAGAGACTGGTGATCGCGGGCCACCTGCTGCGGAGCTACCGGAGCTGA